From one Meles meles chromosome 18, mMelMel3.1 paternal haplotype, whole genome shotgun sequence genomic stretch:
- the LOC123928869 gene encoding short transient receptor potential channel 2-like isoform X1, whose product MAPIKISHVVSFSSQDPKYPVENLLNPDSPRGPWLSSPQDKSGQLKVELQLERAVPIGYIDVGNCGSAFLQIDVGRSSWSLDRPFVTLLPATMLMSLADLKQGKNRSGVRMFKDDDFLAPASGESWDRLRLTCSQPFTRQQSFGLALLRVCSSLDFLDDTVGVPSAPESSRLSQGSDAQESSPSPWLANPSIRRTFFPDPQTSTKEISELKNILKQLQPGALGRSAQMVLSAARRVPPASMAGRKTSPSEPGPSQPASTELRPEEQNSENHVGRTKRRKVQSRRPLSSSNSRPNQRGMAKAGQREYHRCQAQSSGVPDTALCPICAGSFSVEVLPRHAATCGEISPPQPASPSSSPSSSQSVLWSSSPESSPPASWIQCPLCQLYFSAGEVEEHASMCGETPQT is encoded by the coding sequence ATGGCTCCTATAAAGATTAGCCACGTAGTatcattttcctctcaggatccCAAGTATCCTGTGGAGAACTTGCTGAACCCAGACAGTCCGAGGGGACCTTGGCTCAGTAGCCCTCAGGACAAGAGTGGGCAACTGAAAGTAGAACTCCAGCTGGAGAGGGCAGTGCCCATTGGCTACATTGATGTGGGTAACTGTGGCTCTGCTTTCCTGCAAATTGATGTGGGCCGTTCTTCCTGGTCCCTGGATAGACCTTTTGTCACCCTGCTCCCTGCAACCATGCTAATGTCCCTAGCCGACTTAAAACAGGGGAAAAATCGCTCAGGTGTCCGCATGtttaaagatgatgatttcctgGCGCCAGCCTCAGGTGAGTCATGGGATCGACTTCGCCTGACCTGCTCCCAACCATTCACACGTCAGCAGTCTTTTGGCCTGGCCTTGCTCCGGGTGTGTTCCTCTCTGGACTTCTTAGATGATACTGTGGGAGTTCCCTCAGCCCCTGAGAGCTCTAGGCTGAGCCAGGGCTCTGATGCTCAGGAGTCTAGTCCCAGCCCTTGGCTGGCTAATCCTTCCATTCGGAGGACGTTCTTCCCAGATCCCCAAACGAGCACCAAGGAAATTTCAGAGCTTAAGAATATCCTAAAGCAGCTGCAGCCAGGGGCTTTGGGCCGTTCAGCCCAAATGGTGCTTTCAGCTGCCCGGAGGGTCCCCCCCGCAAGCATGGCAGGCAGGAAAACCAGCCCCTCAGAACCAGGTCCTAGTCAGCCAGCCAGCACAGAGCTCAGACCAGAGGAGCAGAACTCAGAGAATCATGTGGGCAGGACAAAGAGACGGAAAGTACAATCCCGCAGGCCTTTATCCAGCTCGAACTCACGGCCCAACCAGCGGGGGATGGCAAAAGCAGGGCAGAGAGAATATCACCGATGCCAGGCCCAAAGCAGTGGGGTCCCGGATACTGCCCTGTGCCCCATTTGTGCAGGCTCCTTCAGTGTTGAGGTTCTTCCCCGGCACGCTGCCACCTGTGGAGAAATCTCCCCACCTCAGCCAGCCTCTCCCTCCTCATCACCATCTTCATCGCAGTCCGTACTGTGGTCATCCTCCCCAGAGAGCTCACCACCCGCTTCCTGGATCCAGTGCCCTCTCTGCCAGTTGTACTTCTCAGCAGGAGAAGTAGAAGAACATGCCAGCATGTGTGGGGAGACTCCTCAGACGTGA
- the LOC123928869 gene encoding DNA repair protein XRCC1-like isoform X3 — MAPIKISHVVSFSSQDPKYPVENLLNPDSPRGPWLSSPQDKSGQLKVELQLERAVPIGYIDVGNCGSAFLQIDVGRSSWSLDRPFVTLLPATMLMSLADLKQGKNRSGVRMFKDDDFLAPASGESWDRLRLTCSQPFTRQQSFGLALLRVCSSLDFLDDTVGVPSAPESSRLSQGSDAQESSPSPWLANPSIRRTFFPDPQTAQTRGAELRESCGQDKETESTIPQAFIQLELTAQPAGDGKSRAERISPMPGPKQWGPGYCPVPHLCRLLQC, encoded by the exons ATGGCTCCTATAAAGATTAGCCACGTAGTatcattttcctctcaggatccCAAGTATCCTGTGGAGAACTTGCTGAACCCAGACAGTCCGAGGGGACCTTGGCTCAGTAGCCCTCAGGACAAGAGTGGGCAACTGAAAGTAGAACTCCAGCTGGAGAGGGCAGTGCCCATTGGCTACATTGATGTGGGTAACTGTGGCTCTGCTTTCCTGCAAATTGATGTGGGCCGTTCTTCCTGGTCCCTGGATAGACCTTTTGTCACCCTGCTCCCTGCAACCATGCTAATGTCCCTAGCCGACTTAAAACAGGGGAAAAATCGCTCAGGTGTCCGCATGtttaaagatgatgatttcctgGCGCCAGCCTCAGGTGAGTCATGGGATCGACTTCGCCTGACCTGCTCCCAACCATTCACACGTCAGCAGTCTTTTGGCCTGGCCTTGCTCCGGGTGTGTTCCTCTCTGGACTTCTTAGATGATACTGTGGGAGTTCCCTCAGCCCCTGAGAGCTCTAGGCTGAGCCAGGGCTCTGATGCTCAGGAGTCTAGTCCCAGCCCTTGGCTGGCTAATCCTTCCATTCGGAGGACGTTCTTCCCAGATCCCCAAAC AGCTCAGACCAGAGGAGCAGAACTCAGAGAATCATGTGGGCAGGACAAAGAGACGGAAAGTACAATCCCGCAGGCCTTTATCCAGCTCGAACTCACGGCCCAACCAGCGGGGGATGGCAAAAGCAGGGCAGAGAGAATATCACCGATGCCAGGCCCAAAGCAGTGGGGTCCCGGATACTGCCCTGTGCCCCATTTGTGCAGGCTCCTTCAGTGTTGA
- the LOC123928869 gene encoding short transient receptor potential channel 2-like isoform X2 produces the protein MAPIKISHVVSFSSQDPKYPVENLLNPDSPRGPWLSSPQDKSGQLKVELQLERAVPIGYIDVDDFLAPASGESWDRLRLTCSQPFTRQQSFGLALLRVCSSLDFLDDTVGVPSAPESSRLSQGSDAQESSPSPWLANPSIRRTFFPDPQTSTKEISELKNILKQLQPGALGRSAQMVLSAARRVPPASMAGRKTSPSEPGPSQPASTELRPEEQNSENHVGRTKRRKVQSRRPLSSSNSRPNQRGMAKAGQREYHRCQAQSSGVPDTALCPICAGSFSVEVLPRHAATCGEISPPQPASPSSSPSSSQSVLWSSSPESSPPASWIQCPLCQLYFSAGEVEEHASMCGETPQT, from the exons ATGGCTCCTATAAAGATTAGCCACGTAGTatcattttcctctcaggatccCAAGTATCCTGTGGAGAACTTGCTGAACCCAGACAGTCCGAGGGGACCTTGGCTCAGTAGCCCTCAGGACAAGAGTGGGCAACTGAAAGTAGAACTCCAGCTGGAGAGGGCAGTGCCCATTGGCTACATTGATGTGG atgatttcctgGCGCCAGCCTCAGGTGAGTCATGGGATCGACTTCGCCTGACCTGCTCCCAACCATTCACACGTCAGCAGTCTTTTGGCCTGGCCTTGCTCCGGGTGTGTTCCTCTCTGGACTTCTTAGATGATACTGTGGGAGTTCCCTCAGCCCCTGAGAGCTCTAGGCTGAGCCAGGGCTCTGATGCTCAGGAGTCTAGTCCCAGCCCTTGGCTGGCTAATCCTTCCATTCGGAGGACGTTCTTCCCAGATCCCCAAACGAGCACCAAGGAAATTTCAGAGCTTAAGAATATCCTAAAGCAGCTGCAGCCAGGGGCTTTGGGCCGTTCAGCCCAAATGGTGCTTTCAGCTGCCCGGAGGGTCCCCCCCGCAAGCATGGCAGGCAGGAAAACCAGCCCCTCAGAACCAGGTCCTAGTCAGCCAGCCAGCACAGAGCTCAGACCAGAGGAGCAGAACTCAGAGAATCATGTGGGCAGGACAAAGAGACGGAAAGTACAATCCCGCAGGCCTTTATCCAGCTCGAACTCACGGCCCAACCAGCGGGGGATGGCAAAAGCAGGGCAGAGAGAATATCACCGATGCCAGGCCCAAAGCAGTGGGGTCCCGGATACTGCCCTGTGCCCCATTTGTGCAGGCTCCTTCAGTGTTGAGGTTCTTCCCCGGCACGCTGCCACCTGTGGAGAAATCTCCCCACCTCAGCCAGCCTCTCCCTCCTCATCACCATCTTCATCGCAGTCCGTACTGTGGTCATCCTCCCCAGAGAGCTCACCACCCGCTTCCTGGATCCAGTGCCCTCTCTGCCAGTTGTACTTCTCAGCAGGAGAAGTAGAAGAACATGCCAGCATGTGTGGGGAGACTCCTCAGACGTGA